The following proteins are co-located in the Nitrospirota bacterium genome:
- a CDS encoding MBL fold metallo-hydrolase → MGKLQGNRAALTRRFTAWYAPAQSSGYLIMGYRLVAFFAWFCALAGPLAGASGARAAGLEAVAPNVYVFPGQAGDANAGVVIGDQGVVVIDSGPTPEAARRLAAEIKRLTPKPILYVVFTHAHGDHTLSVHELAPTKGIIAHVYTKDYLADHGAEHLKTYRERMGEAGVRGAKVTLPTITFPDMYNIPLGKEHILLFYQGRGHTRGDIVAYLPKAHVLFTGDLVYAGRLPWMGDGYAKEWQETLDRLAVLDVTTIVPGHGQWGGRPVLTTFREYLTDLYSAVFVTWMIKRPIATAKKEVQLPKYESWLKYKEWLPANVEKVYQDLVAESEGAPSYETMPPAQ, encoded by the coding sequence ATGGGCAAATTGCAAGGCAACCGGGCCGCCTTGACCCGCCGGTTCACCGCGTGGTACGCTCCCGCCCAATCGTCAGGGTATCTAATTATGGGATATCGACTCGTCGCGTTCTTCGCTTGGTTTTGCGCCCTCGCCGGTCCCCTGGCCGGGGCCTCCGGAGCTCGGGCCGCCGGGCTGGAGGCCGTTGCCCCGAACGTGTACGTCTTCCCCGGACAAGCCGGCGACGCCAACGCGGGCGTGGTGATCGGGGACCAAGGCGTGGTGGTGATCGACTCGGGGCCGACGCCCGAAGCCGCCCGGCGGCTGGCCGCGGAGATTAAACGCCTCACGCCCAAGCCCATCCTCTACGTCGTGTTCACCCATGCACACGGCGACCACACGCTTTCCGTCCACGAATTGGCGCCCACAAAGGGCATCATCGCTCACGTCTACACCAAGGACTACTTGGCCGATCACGGCGCGGAGCACCTGAAAACCTATCGCGAGCGGATGGGTGAGGCGGGGGTGCGGGGCGCCAAAGTCACGTTGCCCACGATTACATTTCCGGACATGTACAACATTCCGCTCGGCAAGGAACATATCCTGCTCTTCTACCAGGGCCGAGGGCACACGCGGGGCGATATCGTGGCGTACCTGCCGAAGGCGCACGTGTTGTTTACCGGCGATTTGGTCTACGCGGGGCGGTTGCCGTGGATGGGCGACGGGTACGCCAAGGAATGGCAGGAAACGCTGGACCGCTTGGCTGTGCTGGATGTCACCACCATTGTTCCGGGCCACGGTCAGTGGGGCGGCCGGCCGGTGCTGACCACGTTCCGCGAGTACCTCACGGATCTCTACTCGGCGGTCTTTGTCACCTGGATGATCAAACGTCCGATCGCGACCGCCAAGAAAGAGGTCCAGCTTCCCAAGTACGAAAGCTGGCTCAAATACAAGGAGTGGCTTCCCGCCAACGTGGAAAAGGTCTACCAAGACTTGGTGGCGGAGTCCGAAGGCGCCCCCTCGTACGAAACCATGCCGCCGGCGCAGTAA